A region of the Brachybacterium sacelli genome:
CCCAGTACTCGGCGGTGCCGTCGACTGTGAAGACGTAGTCGAAGCCGTGGTCGCGCACTAGCCGATAGCGCGGGTCCTCGGGGTCGTAGGGCTCCACACCGCTGAGGTCGGCGCCGAAGGGCAGGATCAGCAGGTCGGTCTCGCCGGTCAGGGGCCGTACCTCCTCGTCCCAGCGGTCGAAGTCCGCCGTCAGCTTCTCGAAGGGGACCTCCGCGATGTCCAGGTGCCCCCAGCTGTGGCTGGCGAGCTCCCAGCCGTCCTCCTTCAGCGCGTCCGCCACCGTCCGCGCCTGCTCCTTCGCCGTTTCCAGAGCCTGCGGATCATCCCCGTACTCGCGTGCCGAGCTGCGATAGCCGAGGATCCCGTTGTACCCGGTCAGGGCCAGGATGCCCTTGCGACCGTGGTAGCTGAAGTCGGGATGATCGGCCAGGAAGTCGTCCAGGAGCGGCACGAGGTCGTAGGAGCCCTCCTGCGTGGTGCCCTCCGCGTCTGTGTACGAGTTGACGATCCGCCCGTCGGCGTCGAGGTGGAGGTCGTCGGCGAAGCCGTCGCCGCTCATGTACTCGTAGTAGCAGACGTCGTCCTGCGAGAGCACGAGCGGCATGCGTCCCTCGGGCAGTGCGAGAACCCGCTGATCCATCGAGCGGTCGCCGGTGCGCTCGCACAGGTCGTGCGGGCTGACCAGCACGTACCCGTCGTCGTAGACGTTCTGGAGAATCTCGGTGAACTCGTCGACCGTGCACATGTAGTCGTCATAGCCCTGCTGCTGCTCGTCACCGCTGAAGGCGCGGGCCGCATCGACGATGAGGCTGTGGAAGAACAGGTGCGAGACCTGCAGGTTGTCCGGCCAGTCGACGAGAGCCTCGCGCGCGGCACGGAGGTCGGTGCGCAGCTCCTCGATGTCCTCGCCCTCGAGGCCCTCGAGGGTCGCCTCGGCGGCATCGGGATCGTGCTGGGCGAGCTGGAGCCGTGCCTGGGTGACTTTCTGCTCGCGGAGCTCCTCGGGGGAGGGGCCCGAGGTCTCCGCGCCGCCGTCGCTCTGGCCCGACCCCTGGCCCGACCCCGGGGACGAGCCGTCGCTCTGCCCCGACCCCTGGGACGAGCCGTCGCCCCTCGTGCAGCCGGCGAGGGCCGTGGCGGCCAGAGCCACCGTCATCGTCCGACGCGGCAGGATCGTCGTCGTGGTCGGTCGTCGTGTCATGGGCTGACTCCCGTCGTGAGAAGGGATCGTCGGAACCGGTGACCCCCTGTCCCGGCGCACTGTTCGTGTCCACGCTGCCGCAGCAATCGACACGACAGATGGCGGACGGGTGAACGATCCGTGTCACGACGTCGTGCGATCCTGAGCGGCCGCTGCTGGGCACCGCGCTGCGAGGTCCAGTGTGTCTCTCCCAGCCCGTGATCAGGTGCCGACGCGCCGTGGGGGAGTGG
Encoded here:
- a CDS encoding polysaccharide deacetylase, encoding MTRRPTTTTILPRRTMTVALAATALAGCTRGDGSSQGSGQSDGSSPGSGQGSGQSDGGAETSGPSPEELREQKVTQARLQLAQHDPDAAEATLEGLEGEDIEELRTDLRAAREALVDWPDNLQVSHLFFHSLIVDAARAFSGDEQQQGYDDYMCTVDEFTEILQNVYDDGYVLVSPHDLCERTGDRSMDQRVLALPEGRMPLVLSQDDVCYYEYMSGDGFADDLHLDADGRIVNSYTDAEGTTQEGSYDLVPLLDDFLADHPDFSYHGRKGILALTGYNGILGYRSSAREYGDDPQALETAKEQARTVADALKEDGWELASHSWGHLDIAEVPFEKLTADFDRWDEEVRPLTGETDLLILPFGADLSGVEPYDPEDPRYRLVRDHGFDYVFTVDGTAEYWAQLHDGCLRQSRMNVDGIRLRANARGEEHSLEPFFDSSAVIDHARPGM